Proteins from a single region of Paraglaciecola sp. T6c:
- a CDS encoding rhomboid family intramembrane serine protease: protein MNSKTLTSRNPSRLSQQLKTVGIIFIVITAIEIFNLLTGRMLNHFGNIPRYIPGLVGVLTGPFLHGSVSHYLSNIIPLCVLSFLMLQYGNKRFFGVTFFCIVLTGLLVWLFGRSASHIGASSVIYSYFGFLLLAGFLSRKFKLIIISLLVAFFYGGLIFGVLPARTFVSWEGHLFGFISGLIAARLWAKNVR from the coding sequence ATGAATAGCAAAACACTCACTTCGCGCAATCCTTCTCGCTTAAGCCAGCAGTTAAAAACGGTAGGCATTATCTTCATTGTGATCACCGCCATAGAGATCTTTAATCTTCTCACTGGGCGCATGTTAAATCACTTTGGCAATATTCCACGTTACATTCCTGGGCTTGTTGGCGTCTTAACCGGTCCTTTTTTACACGGTAGTGTGAGCCATTACCTGTCGAATATTATTCCGTTGTGTGTGTTGAGCTTTCTAATGCTGCAATACGGTAATAAGCGTTTTTTTGGTGTCACGTTCTTTTGTATTGTCCTAACAGGGTTGTTGGTGTGGTTATTTGGCCGCTCAGCCAGTCATATCGGTGCGAGCAGCGTGATATACAGTTATTTTGGCTTTCTTTTATTAGCAGGGTTTTTAAGCCGAAAGTTTAAGCTCATTATTATTTCCTTGTTAGTGGCCTTTTTTTATGGCGGCTTAATATTCGGCGTATTGCCTGCAAGAACCTTTGTATCTTGGGAAGGCCATTTGTTCGGCTTTATCTCTGGCTTGATTGCTGCGAGATTGTGGGCCAAAAATGTGCGCTAA
- a CDS encoding YjfI family protein, giving the protein MTWDLNQLEALFSDNQDLVVTREENCLLIANSDGVDAWLAISGEQILVESLLFSVKEVKDKIALNEEILKTHMIFPLTTVGISNVAGDEYYTAFGSLSSQSKAQSITIEVQTLFQNVEAFLDAYAEHLL; this is encoded by the coding sequence ATGACATGGGATCTTAATCAACTTGAGGCCCTTTTTAGTGACAACCAAGATCTCGTTGTTACCCGCGAAGAAAATTGTTTATTAATTGCCAACAGCGACGGTGTTGATGCTTGGTTAGCGATAAGCGGAGAACAAATTCTAGTTGAGTCTTTACTCTTTTCTGTCAAAGAGGTGAAAGACAAAATCGCATTGAACGAAGAGATTTTAAAAACCCATATGATTTTCCCGCTGACCACTGTGGGTATTTCGAATGTGGCTGGCGATGAGTATTACACAGCGTTTGGCTCTTTAAGTTCTCAATCGAAAGCACAGAGCATTACGATCGAAGTGCAAACCTTATTTCAAAATGTAGAAGCATTTTTAGATGCTTATGCAGAACATTTACTTTAA
- a CDS encoding PspA/IM30 family protein, translated as MSVWRKLVTAVKGGATEAAQTVVDSQAIRILEQEIREAKDELRKSDHARTQILAKCKLSEQKVASLQSSIEQYEAHARKAIDSDRQLALDCAQKVSDLKAEQEGEQKYLDQFKQSEKQLAGNISQAKANLRRLEQQVDMVKATESVQKAQVAVSSRHLGANSKMKTATESLQRIQDKQTLRDAELQAAQELATEESSDDLEKRLAQAGIKGGQTSADDELSRILGK; from the coding sequence ATGTCAGTTTGGAGAAAATTAGTAACTGCCGTTAAAGGTGGTGCCACAGAAGCAGCACAAACAGTGGTAGACAGCCAAGCAATCCGTATCCTTGAACAAGAGATCCGTGAAGCAAAAGACGAGCTGCGTAAGTCAGATCATGCACGCACGCAAATTTTGGCTAAGTGCAAATTGTCTGAGCAGAAAGTCGCCAGCTTGCAATCTTCTATTGAGCAATACGAAGCCCATGCTCGCAAAGCGATAGATTCAGATCGCCAACTAGCCCTTGACTGCGCTCAAAAAGTCAGTGACTTGAAAGCCGAACAAGAAGGTGAACAGAAATACTTAGATCAGTTTAAGCAATCTGAGAAGCAGTTGGCGGGCAATATCAGTCAAGCAAAAGCTAATCTACGACGTTTAGAGCAGCAGGTCGACATGGTAAAGGCCACTGAGTCTGTGCAAAAAGCACAGGTCGCTGTGTCGTCACGTCACTTGGGTGCGAACAGCAAAATGAAAACCGCCACCGAGTCGTTGCAGCGTATTCAAGACAAGCAGACATTGCGCGATGCAGAGCTACAAGCAGCGCAAGAACTTGCGACTGAAGAATCAAGCGACGACCTAGAGAAACGTTTGGCTCAAGCCGGTATCAAAGGCGGACAAACCTCTGCTGATGATGAGTTAAGCCGCATTTTAGGCAAATAG
- a CDS encoding DUF350 domain-containing protein, producing the protein METILNSIAGLGHFAAYFAVSIVLLFIFKIVYAFVTPHDEWKLVKQEKNLAAAIGFGGAIIGFALALSSAVANSASLVDFIVWGVVAIIAQVVAFLLLRFTFMPKIAERIINNEISAGTILGAISVAVGLLNAACMTY; encoded by the coding sequence ATGGAAACAATACTTAACTCAATTGCCGGCCTTGGTCATTTTGCCGCTTATTTTGCGGTATCAATTGTATTGCTATTTATCTTCAAAATTGTCTATGCATTCGTGACCCCTCATGATGAATGGAAATTAGTTAAACAAGAGAAAAATCTGGCCGCAGCGATTGGCTTTGGTGGCGCTATCATCGGTTTTGCCCTAGCGTTATCAAGTGCGGTTGCAAACTCAGCGTCATTGGTCGACTTTATCGTGTGGGGTGTTGTGGCAATCATTGCGCAAGTCGTCGCATTCTTACTTTTGCGATTCACTTTTATGCCGAAAATTGCCGAGCGCATTATTAATAACGAAATTTCTGCAGGTACCATTCTTGGCGCTATTTCTGTTGCGGTTGGTTTGCTCAATGCCGCTTGCATGACCTACTAG
- a CDS encoding potassium channel family protein, whose amino-acid sequence MFIKIRKMLSQYFSEMRWYTLLIALSFYTVSSWCLMALANEDALTNSTDFIYWLVVTGSTVGYGDLSPTTTAGKYIVSLYVIPVGLSFFALVIGRVASWVSFQWVKGVKGLQSLSVSNHILVLGWNEQRTLRLLDLLLREREAVDERPTIVLCVRADITNPMPDKIEFVKVNSFSNDKDMDRACIADAKVVLMDNPEDDLTMTTALYCSQRNPNAQMVAYFTDETLANLLQRHCPNVECTPSVAIEMLAKSAFDPGSSVLHHDLLSVAEGQAQYSDTLPLEMSPVQVGLAFNQLKSRYNATLIGTAKRDDRLNIQVNPDLDEQLSPGDKVFYIAKARIKKIEWQRFSEE is encoded by the coding sequence ATGTTTATAAAGATACGTAAAATGCTGTCTCAGTATTTTTCTGAGATGCGTTGGTACACCTTACTGATTGCGTTAAGTTTTTACACTGTTTCGAGCTGGTGCTTAATGGCGCTCGCAAATGAAGATGCACTAACAAACAGCACTGATTTCATTTATTGGTTGGTGGTAACAGGCTCAACAGTGGGCTACGGGGATTTGTCGCCGACAACCACAGCAGGAAAATACATAGTCTCTTTATATGTAATACCTGTTGGCTTGAGTTTTTTTGCATTAGTGATTGGTCGGGTAGCGTCTTGGGTATCATTTCAGTGGGTAAAAGGAGTAAAAGGTTTGCAAAGTTTATCAGTATCTAATCATATTCTGGTACTCGGGTGGAACGAGCAACGTACGCTTAGATTACTCGATTTACTGCTACGCGAGCGAGAAGCCGTGGACGAACGCCCGACGATTGTATTGTGTGTTCGCGCCGATATTACTAACCCGATGCCAGATAAAATCGAATTTGTGAAGGTTAATAGTTTTAGTAACGACAAAGACATGGACCGAGCTTGTATTGCCGACGCCAAAGTCGTTTTAATGGATAACCCAGAAGATGATTTAACCATGACCACTGCACTTTATTGCAGCCAACGTAATCCTAATGCGCAAATGGTCGCTTACTTCACTGATGAAACGTTAGCCAACCTCCTCCAGCGCCACTGCCCGAATGTTGAGTGCACGCCGAGTGTTGCGATAGAGATGCTGGCAAAATCTGCATTCGATCCGGGTTCAAGCGTATTACATCACGACTTACTTAGTGTGGCCGAAGGCCAAGCGCAGTATTCAGATACCCTTCCCCTTGAAATGTCTCCTGTGCAGGTTGGATTGGCATTCAATCAGTTGAAATCTCGTTATAATGCAACGCTTATTGGCACGGCTAAGCGCGATGATAGATTGAACATACAAGTCAATCCTGATCTGGATGAGCAATTATCGCCGGGTGACAAGGTGTTTTATATCGCGAAAGCCAGGATCAAAAAAATCGAATGGCAACGTTTTTCTGAGGAATAA
- a CDS encoding DUF1190 family protein: protein MTQRKRSSNINLKSMRKGFSVKPLALGIAAVMLSGCGEETEKATVYTSVDDCTNQNPGQEELCKTAYQDALDEAQRTGPKYASRQICEEEFGANQCNYTRTESGSFFMPFMAGYMLSNLLSPRGYNTQPMFTSYSPYSSYRQRWMGADGSDYGDYRRRNMNVSKDAFKSKPSVTKTMSRGGFGSSVRAKSNWGGSSRKSSGWGG, encoded by the coding sequence ATGACTCAGCGTAAACGCTCATCAAATATCAACCTAAAGAGCATGCGTAAAGGTTTTTCGGTTAAGCCTTTAGCCTTGGGTATTGCAGCAGTCATGCTTAGTGGTTGTGGTGAAGAAACGGAAAAAGCCACGGTTTATACCTCAGTAGACGACTGCACAAATCAAAACCCTGGGCAAGAAGAGCTATGTAAAACGGCTTATCAAGATGCGCTAGATGAAGCTCAGCGTACAGGCCCTAAATATGCGTCACGGCAAATATGTGAAGAGGAATTCGGGGCCAATCAGTGTAATTATACCCGCACCGAAAGTGGCTCGTTCTTTATGCCTTTTATGGCCGGTTACATGTTGAGCAACCTTTTGTCGCCGCGGGGCTATAATACTCAGCCCATGTTTACCTCATACTCCCCTTACTCTTCGTATCGCCAACGTTGGATGGGTGCAGATGGCAGTGACTATGGTGATTATCGCCGCCGTAATATGAACGTCAGCAAAGATGCGTTTAAGTCAAAACCGAGTGTGACCAAAACCATGAGCCGAGGCGGGTTTGGCAGTAGCGTGCGCGCAAAATCAAATTGGGGTGGCTCGAGCAGAAAGTCCAGTGGTTGGGGCGGCTAA
- a CDS encoding DUF6471 domain-containing protein, with translation MQNHSDGLTAKQTNSASADWRQVVQRLLKAEMSKRGVKYQDLSERLVSIGVNQSADNLRNKVNKGILGADLLLQIMYVLNMRRIERDDIVDMFSDMGQDLSR, from the coding sequence ATGCAAAATCATTCGGATGGTCTGACAGCAAAACAGACAAATAGTGCCTCCGCAGATTGGCGTCAAGTGGTTCAGCGCCTATTAAAAGCGGAAATGTCTAAGCGCGGTGTTAAGTATCAGGATCTCAGTGAACGCCTAGTATCAATTGGGGTGAACCAAAGCGCAGACAACCTGCGCAATAAAGTGAATAAAGGAATATTAGGTGCTGATTTGTTGTTACAAATCATGTATGTGCTTAATATGCGCCGTATCGAACGGGATGATATCGTGGATATGTTTAGCGACATGGGGCAAGATCTCTCGCGGTAG
- a CDS encoding glutathionylspermidine synthase family protein, producing MFRIPIQQRANWQRKAADFGFKFHTMHGEPYWDESAYYQFTLNQIENDIEQPTADIHQMCLAVVERVVNDEALLERFQIPQGFWQPVADSWKNRDPSLYSRLDFSYDGSGPAKLYENNADTPTSLYESGFWQWLWLEEQVNKGLVHKKADQFNSLQEKLVARLGYIANHYQLDFMHFACCKDTDEDRGTVQYLQDCAREAGIADYFVYMEDIGLSDSGAFTDHDDQIIETLFKLYPWEFMQREAFAQHIQPSGSHWIEPLWKSILSNKALMPMLWKMFPGHPNLLASYFEDELQLANETKLVKKPIFSREGANISVIENGKTVLEAQGPYGEEGFIYQAYSPLPKFGENHTLIGSWLVDDQPAGISVREDTSLITQDMSRYLPHIIL from the coding sequence ATGTTTCGCATTCCTATTCAGCAACGGGCAAATTGGCAGCGTAAAGCCGCTGATTTTGGTTTTAAGTTTCATACTATGCATGGCGAACCCTATTGGGATGAGTCAGCGTACTATCAATTTACCCTAAACCAAATTGAAAATGATATAGAGCAGCCAACTGCCGATATTCATCAGATGTGTCTGGCGGTGGTCGAGCGCGTCGTTAATGACGAGGCTTTGCTTGAACGTTTTCAGATCCCACAGGGGTTTTGGCAGCCCGTTGCCGATTCATGGAAAAACCGAGACCCGAGTTTATATTCACGTTTGGATTTTAGCTATGATGGCAGCGGCCCTGCTAAGCTTTACGAAAATAACGCAGACACGCCAACATCACTGTATGAAAGTGGATTTTGGCAATGGTTATGGCTTGAAGAACAAGTTAATAAAGGGCTAGTGCATAAAAAAGCCGACCAGTTTAACTCACTACAAGAGAAGCTTGTTGCCCGATTAGGCTACATCGCTAACCACTATCAATTAGACTTCATGCATTTCGCTTGCTGCAAAGATACTGACGAAGACAGAGGTACGGTGCAGTATCTACAAGATTGTGCGCGCGAAGCAGGGATCGCTGACTACTTCGTTTATATGGAAGACATTGGTTTGAGTGACAGCGGTGCGTTTACCGATCACGACGATCAAATCATTGAAACCTTGTTTAAGCTCTACCCTTGGGAATTTATGCAGCGAGAAGCGTTCGCTCAACATATTCAGCCTTCTGGCAGCCATTGGATTGAGCCCCTATGGAAATCAATATTGTCGAATAAAGCGTTGATGCCCATGTTATGGAAAATGTTTCCCGGTCATCCCAACTTACTGGCATCTTATTTTGAAGATGAACTGCAACTTGCTAACGAGACTAAATTGGTTAAGAAGCCAATATTTTCCCGTGAAGGCGCGAACATCAGTGTAATTGAAAACGGCAAGACGGTGCTCGAAGCACAAGGCCCCTATGGTGAAGAAGGGTTTATTTATCAAGCCTATTCGCCATTACCAAAGTTCGGAGAAAATCACACCTTGATTGGCTCGTGGTTGGTGGATGATCAGCCTGCAGGCATTTCGGTACGGGAAGACACCTCTCTTATCACCCAAGATATGTCACGTTATTTACCGCATATTATTTTGTGA
- a CDS encoding YjfK family protein yields MFSKLFGKKDTSKTPKAPEVMGLYLGGSFQIDPLKLKLIEPSLIIESAASSHIIQAVGEVDLDSGGKILRFYTDDDAFLQVVLDGGVTENHITDVKLWYFYETKTVGTDTQWQQLLKNDISQAQYSLEGNSYQRVWDAVGDVSPAVAMTEKTYEEDGDVSETDQFMMLYERELDDSNIEALLVSGEEKLVGQNFDRCLVISSGFNIEQADITING; encoded by the coding sequence ATGTTCAGTAAATTATTTGGTAAAAAAGACACGTCGAAAACCCCAAAAGCCCCTGAGGTTATGGGCCTTTACTTGGGTGGTTCATTTCAAATTGATCCACTAAAACTCAAACTGATAGAGCCGAGCCTTATCATTGAGTCTGCTGCCAGCTCACATATCATTCAGGCGGTTGGTGAAGTCGATTTAGATTCAGGTGGCAAAATTCTGCGCTTTTACACCGATGACGATGCATTTTTACAAGTTGTTTTGGACGGCGGTGTGACAGAAAATCACATTACTGATGTCAAGTTATGGTATTTCTATGAAACCAAAACCGTCGGCACCGACACTCAATGGCAGCAATTGCTTAAAAATGACATCTCCCAAGCCCAATATTCACTAGAAGGCAATAGCTATCAGCGCGTATGGGACGCTGTCGGTGATGTGTCACCCGCTGTCGCTATGACCGAAAAAACCTATGAAGAAGACGGTGACGTGAGTGAAACCGACCAATTCATGATGCTGTACGAGCGCGAATTAGACGATAGCAACATAGAGGCCTTGCTGGTCAGCGGTGAAGAGAAACTAGTTGGTCAGAACTTCGATCGCTGCTTGGTTATCAGCAGTGGTTTTAATATTGAACAAGCCGACATCACGATAAACGGCTAA